The Fibrobacterota bacterium genome has a segment encoding these proteins:
- the bshA gene encoding N-acetyl-alpha-D-glucosaminyl L-malate synthase BshA, translating into MKIGITCYPTYGGSGVLASELGKFLAKRGHEVHFVTSTIPYRLQRDFQERIYFHTVDMDPYPVFEHPPYDLALAAKMKDVFVSEGLDVLHVHYAIPHAISAYLAAQLAKPQQLPIVTTLHGTDITLVGQERSFFDITRFGIEESTAVTAVSDYLKEETERVFSPSRPVQRVHNFVDLSLFRHHAFGCHRSNFATADQVVYIHVSNFRPVKRIPDVIKIFARVREEVDAVLILVGEGPTLREAKELAAQLGVQKHVRYLGKQLDIVSILGCSDVLLFPSEVESFGLAPLEAMACELPVVATRTGGIPEVVEHLVSGFLAPVGDVETMASHAVELGRSKELRVAMGKAGRKAAEARFSPDLIIPQYEAIYRKAAGL; encoded by the coding sequence ATGAAGATCGGCATTACCTGTTATCCCACCTATGGCGGCAGCGGCGTGCTGGCCTCGGAGCTTGGCAAGTTCCTGGCGAAGCGCGGCCATGAAGTCCATTTCGTCACCTCGACCATCCCTTACCGCCTGCAACGGGATTTCCAGGAACGCATCTATTTCCATACGGTGGATATGGATCCGTACCCGGTCTTCGAGCACCCGCCCTACGACTTGGCCCTGGCCGCCAAGATGAAGGACGTGTTCGTTTCCGAAGGGCTGGACGTGCTGCACGTGCACTACGCCATCCCGCACGCCATCAGCGCCTATCTGGCGGCGCAATTGGCCAAGCCTCAGCAGCTGCCCATCGTGACCACTTTACATGGTACTGACATCACCTTGGTGGGGCAGGAGCGCAGCTTTTTCGACATCACCCGTTTCGGCATCGAAGAAAGCACGGCGGTCACGGCCGTATCCGACTACCTGAAAGAGGAGACCGAGCGCGTTTTCTCCCCCAGCCGGCCCGTGCAACGCGTGCATAACTTCGTCGACCTGTCCCTCTTCCGCCATCATGCCTTCGGTTGCCACCGCTCCAATTTCGCGACCGCCGATCAGGTCGTCTACATCCACGTCTCCAACTTCCGCCCGGTCAAGCGCATCCCCGACGTGATCAAGATCTTCGCCCGGGTACGCGAAGAGGTGGACGCCGTGCTGATCCTGGTTGGGGAAGGGCCCACGCTGCGCGAGGCGAAAGAGCTGGCGGCCCAACTCGGCGTGCAGAAACACGTACGTTACCTGGGCAAGCAGCTCGACATCGTGAGCATCCTGGGCTGCTCGGACGTTCTGCTGTTCCCTTCCGAGGTGGAAAGCTTCGGCCTGGCCCCCCTGGAGGCGATGGCCTGCGAACTGCCCGTGGTCGCGACCCGCACCGGGGGCATTCCCGAAGTGGTCGAGCATTTGGTGAGCGGTTTCCTGGCGCCGGTGGGAGACGTGGAAACGATGGCCTCCCATGCGGTAGAGCTAGGGCGCTCGAAGGAGTTGCGCGTGGCGATGGGGAAGGCGGGGCGGAAGGCGGCGGAGGCGCGGTTCAGTCCGGATCTGATCATTCCGCAGTACGAGGCGATCTACCGGAAGGCCGCCGGACTCTAG